One region of Natronorubrum aibiense genomic DNA includes:
- a CDS encoding winged helix-turn-helix transcriptional regulator, whose product MSDTRQQIRAHVQSNAGIHFNELVRTSEFAPGQIQYHIRRLIDADDLVREELYGQTHYYPPQYSEWERGALALFRRETAREIVVYLIEHEPSRPAAVADELGIARSTLEYHLDHLVERDIVDKRYDERNRVTLSLADPDRTAPLLSEVTPTVPDRLVDRFTRLVDGLLEGGHDAR is encoded by the coding sequence ATGAGCGACACTCGACAACAGATCAGGGCGCACGTGCAGTCGAACGCCGGCATCCACTTCAACGAACTCGTCCGAACGTCGGAGTTCGCGCCGGGACAGATACAGTATCACATCCGTCGATTGATCGATGCCGACGACCTCGTCCGAGAGGAACTGTACGGCCAGACCCATTACTACCCACCGCAGTACAGTGAGTGGGAACGTGGGGCACTGGCACTGTTTCGCCGTGAGACGGCTCGAGAAATCGTCGTCTACCTCATCGAGCACGAGCCGAGCCGCCCCGCCGCGGTCGCAGACGAGTTGGGGATCGCCCGGAGCACACTCGAGTACCACCTCGACCACCTGGTCGAGCGCGATATCGTCGACAAACGCTACGACGAGCGCAATCGGGTCACGCTCTCGCTCGCCGATCCCGATCGGACCGCACCGCTGCTCTCTGAGGTGACGCCGACGGTGCCCGATCGGCTGGTCGATCGGTTCACCCGACTCGTCGACGGACTCCTCGAGGGCGGCCACGACGCGCGGTAA
- a CDS encoding DUF7471 family protein gives MDHTTPLEITWLDPQLAPVLIGVIVLAVAGTMILFCSGLVAYLQRRSTRYLLITIVLGLLVARSIVGLGTVFGLVPMTVHHLVEHGTDVTIAVLILYAVYRSGPLSRVTTENDVDSGTLQSGPDGN, from the coding sequence ATGGATCACACGACGCCTCTCGAGATCACGTGGCTGGATCCGCAACTGGCACCGGTACTCATCGGTGTCATCGTGCTCGCCGTCGCCGGGACGATGATCCTCTTCTGTAGCGGACTCGTCGCCTACCTGCAACGGCGATCGACCAGATATCTGTTGATCACGATCGTCCTCGGGTTGCTCGTCGCTCGGTCGATTGTCGGTCTCGGGACCGTCTTCGGGCTGGTTCCGATGACGGTACACCACCTCGTCGAGCACGGCACCGACGTGACGATCGCCGTGCTCATCCTGTATGCCGTCTATCGAAGCGGGCCGCTGTCGCGGGTGACTACCGAAAACGACGTCGATTCCGGCACCCTCCAGTCGGGTCCGGACGGCAACTGA
- the ribB gene encoding 3,4-dihydroxy-2-butanone-4-phosphate synthase, with protein sequence MTGYHAGPRSNATGDGDTTPSTTDAFETTLEALRAGEPILVHDAADREGETDLIYHADAVTPDAVARLRNDAGGLVCVALGHEVADTFGLPFYSDAVDHPATSDHELGYDERSSFSLTVNHRETYTGITDVDRSMTIQALGNAAASLTETTFAEEFRVPGHVHLLKAAPDLLAQREGHTELGVALAEAAGLSPAVVVCEMLDDETGEALSPADARGYADRHGLSYLEGRDVLERLG encoded by the coding sequence ATGACGGGCTACCACGCCGGCCCCCGTTCGAACGCGACTGGGGACGGCGACACCACCCCGTCGACGACGGACGCGTTCGAGACGACGCTCGAGGCGCTGCGTGCGGGTGAGCCGATTCTCGTTCACGATGCGGCCGATCGGGAAGGCGAGACTGATCTGATCTACCACGCGGATGCCGTCACGCCCGATGCCGTTGCTCGACTGCGAAACGATGCCGGCGGGCTGGTCTGCGTCGCGCTCGGTCACGAGGTCGCCGACACCTTCGGGTTGCCCTTCTACAGCGACGCGGTCGACCATCCCGCGACGAGTGACCACGAACTCGGCTACGACGAGCGTTCGTCGTTTTCGCTGACGGTCAACCACCGAGAGACGTACACCGGGATCACGGACGTCGATCGCTCGATGACGATTCAGGCACTCGGTAACGCCGCTGCCAGCCTCACCGAAACGACGTTCGCCGAGGAGTTTCGCGTTCCCGGCCATGTCCACCTGCTGAAAGCCGCCCCCGACCTCCTCGCACAGCGGGAAGGCCACACCGAACTCGGCGTCGCACTCGCTGAAGCTGCCGGCCTCTCACCCGCCGTCGTCGTCTGTGAGATGTTAGACGACGAAACCGGTGAGGCACTCAGCCCCGCTGACGCCCGCGGTTACGCTGATCGACACGGTCTCTCCTATCTCGAGGGTCGGGACGTCCTCGAGCGATTGGGATAA
- a CDS encoding DUF120 domain-containing protein: protein MSVSAESAVGYDELAVLKLLALEGGLEGDVKISCSHLADRLDASNQTASRRLQRLESGGLLERDTVSDGQWVAITDAGEQTLHAEYEDYRRIFETDSEIELDGTVTSGMGEGRHYISLPGYKRQFEDRLDYEPFPGTLNVDLRDDSVRRRSAIGSLEPVPIDGWEDDDRTYGPAVCYPATIETTDGERYERAHIIAPERTHHDEDQLEIIAPDKLREALGLEDDDHVVVYVGDRR, encoded by the coding sequence ATGTCAGTGTCAGCTGAGTCCGCCGTTGGGTACGACGAACTCGCCGTGCTCAAACTGCTCGCACTCGAGGGTGGACTCGAGGGCGACGTCAAGATCTCCTGTTCTCATCTCGCCGATCGGCTCGACGCCTCGAACCAGACTGCCTCGCGACGACTCCAGCGCCTCGAAAGTGGTGGGCTGCTCGAGCGCGATACGGTCAGCGACGGCCAGTGGGTCGCGATCACCGACGCCGGCGAGCAGACGCTGCACGCCGAGTACGAGGACTACCGTCGGATTTTCGAGACGGACTCGGAGATCGAACTCGACGGCACCGTCACTAGCGGCATGGGCGAGGGCCGCCACTACATCTCGCTACCGGGGTACAAACGCCAGTTCGAGGACCGACTCGACTACGAGCCGTTTCCCGGCACCCTGAACGTGGACCTGCGCGACGACAGCGTTCGTCGCCGAAGTGCGATCGGCTCGCTCGAGCCGGTCCCGATCGACGGCTGGGAGGACGACGATCGAACGTACGGTCCCGCAGTCTGTTATCCGGCGACGATCGAGACGACTGACGGCGAGCGCTACGAGCGCGCCCACATCATCGCGCCCGAACGAACGCACCACGACGAGGACCAACTCGAGATCATCGCGCCCGATAAACTCCGCGAGGCACTCGGTCTCGAGGACGACGACCACGTCGTCGTCTACGTGGGTGATCGCCGATGA
- a CDS encoding DICT sensory domain-containing protein, which yields MSLRSFIEDTGPPEATIVVVGDDQPGPLEAMLDETFETHPIDVETATIDAVEFAADLETTEGDVAVLLEDGVPVATSPMADLYESILAINSDLFVTGARGLGEIEFPSVLANLDETQLRLRGYPLAHNEKLLLILVSRRIEQLAWNDGRGTLRSAFQQLSRLTDEIGTHDVYTVLAASELDVHVYGVDDAPIDLDVTVHSGTEPRYRNAWFVVYRPDDPADGTASALVCLEDEPRVWDGFWTDDPDRVAAIDDTIAREY from the coding sequence ATGAGTTTGCGATCGTTTATTGAGGACACCGGGCCTCCGGAAGCGACGATCGTCGTCGTCGGCGACGACCAGCCCGGCCCGCTCGAGGCGATGCTCGACGAGACCTTCGAGACGCACCCGATCGACGTCGAGACGGCAACCATCGACGCCGTCGAGTTCGCTGCCGACCTCGAGACGACCGAAGGCGACGTCGCGGTGCTCCTCGAGGACGGCGTGCCCGTCGCCACCTCGCCGATGGCCGACCTCTACGAGTCGATTCTCGCGATTAACTCGGATCTGTTCGTGACCGGGGCGCGTGGGCTCGGCGAGATCGAGTTCCCGAGTGTGCTCGCGAACCTCGACGAGACGCAGCTTCGACTGCGAGGGTATCCGCTTGCTCACAACGAAAAGCTACTGTTGATCCTCGTCTCCCGGCGCATCGAACAGCTGGCCTGGAACGACGGGCGTGGCACGCTGCGGAGTGCGTTTCAGCAGCTTTCGCGACTCACCGACGAGATCGGTACCCACGACGTGTACACGGTACTGGCGGCGAGCGAACTCGACGTCCACGTCTACGGCGTCGACGACGCACCGATCGATCTCGACGTCACCGTCCACAGCGGCACGGAGCCGCGGTACCGAAACGCCTGGTTCGTCGTCTACCGTCCCGACGACCCTGCCGACGGAACTGCCTCCGCGCTGGTCTGTCTCGAGGACGAGCCACGCGTCTGGGACGGCTTCTGGACCGACGATCCCGACCGCGTCGCCGCGATCGACGACACCATCGCACGCGAGTACTGA
- the twy1 gene encoding 4-demethylwyosine synthase TYW1 codes for MSNSAETGVDSGSDAERSEGDGDGGAMQVSSPDYHSENHTAAQTCGWTANAIRGEGKCYKYIYYGIESHRCIQMTPVVRCNERCVFCWRDHQGHSYEMDDVQWDDPEAVVDASIELQKKLLSGFGGNDEVPREVFDQAMEPRHVAISLDGEPTLYPYLPELIDAFHDRDITTFLVSNGTRPEVLAECDPTQLYVSVDAPERHTFDQVVGAMEDDAWDKLLETMAVLADKDETRTVLRTTLVDGENMHHPDWYAGFYQQADPDFIELKAYMHVGHSQGRLDRSAMPDHQDVVDFAEDVMSYMPEFTECRGVPESRVALLATQKDTWVPKLKKGSEFWERDPVTGN; via the coding sequence ATGAGCAACTCCGCCGAGACGGGCGTCGACTCCGGTTCCGACGCCGAACGGAGCGAGGGTGACGGCGACGGCGGTGCGATGCAGGTCTCGAGTCCGGACTACCACAGCGAAAACCATACGGCTGCCCAGACGTGTGGCTGGACGGCAAACGCCATCCGCGGCGAAGGGAAGTGTTACAAGTACATTTACTACGGAATCGAGTCCCACCGCTGTATCCAGATGACGCCGGTCGTTCGGTGTAACGAACGCTGCGTCTTCTGCTGGCGCGACCATCAGGGCCACTCCTACGAGATGGACGACGTCCAGTGGGACGACCCCGAGGCTGTCGTGGACGCCTCGATCGAACTCCAGAAGAAACTGCTCTCGGGTTTCGGCGGCAACGATGAGGTGCCACGCGAAGTGTTCGATCAGGCCATGGAGCCGCGTCATGTCGCTATCAGCCTCGACGGCGAACCGACGCTGTACCCCTATCTGCCCGAACTCATCGACGCCTTCCACGACCGCGATATCACCACCTTCCTCGTCTCCAACGGCACCCGCCCCGAGGTGCTCGCCGAGTGCGATCCGACGCAACTGTACGTCAGCGTCGACGCCCCCGAGCGCCACACCTTCGACCAAGTCGTCGGCGCGATGGAAGACGACGCCTGGGACAAGCTACTCGAGACGATGGCCGTCCTCGCCGACAAAGACGAGACGCGAACCGTCCTCCGGACGACGCTCGTCGACGGCGAGAACATGCACCACCCCGACTGGTACGCCGGCTTCTACCAGCAGGCCGACCCCGATTTCATCGAACTGAAGGCGTACATGCACGTGGGCCACTCGCAGGGCCGACTCGACCGCTCGGCGATGCCCGACCACCAAGACGTCGTCGACTTTGCCGAAGACGTCATGTCGTACATGCCCGAGTTCACCGAGTGTCGCGGCGTGCCGGAGTCTCGAGTCGCGTTGCTCGCCACGCAGAAAGATACCTGGGTGCCGAAGCTGAAGAAAGGCAGCGAGTTCTGGGAGCGCGATCCCGTAACGGGGAACTGA
- a CDS encoding HAD-IIB family hydrolase, with product MTADPPLVLDIDGTLTRPDGWGIDPRVFDPIRDWEAPVVIATGKAFPYPIALCHFIGVPELVVAENGGVVYTGDDVFFTADREAAQAVTEEYRAAGYTLGWGAEDTVNRWRETEIAVNLEQPIGPLREIAAKHGLEVIDTGYAYHVKDTTPTKGAGLETIADHVPIDLEAAVAVGDSVNDVSSFDAVGRSFAVGNADELAKAAADEVLEDVHADGTLSVLERVRGTA from the coding sequence ATGACTGCCGATCCGCCGCTCGTGCTCGACATCGACGGCACGCTGACCCGGCCCGACGGGTGGGGCATCGACCCGCGCGTGTTCGATCCGATCCGCGACTGGGAGGCCCCCGTCGTCATCGCGACCGGGAAGGCATTTCCGTACCCGATCGCGCTCTGTCATTTTATCGGGGTTCCGGAACTCGTCGTCGCCGAGAACGGCGGCGTCGTCTACACTGGCGACGATGTCTTCTTCACCGCCGACCGCGAGGCCGCCCAGGCCGTCACCGAGGAGTACCGCGCCGCCGGCTACACCCTCGGCTGGGGCGCAGAAGACACTGTCAACCGCTGGCGAGAAACCGAAATCGCGGTCAACTTAGAGCAACCGATCGGCCCGCTGCGCGAGATCGCTGCCAAACACGGCCTCGAGGTGATCGACACCGGCTACGCCTACCACGTCAAGGACACGACTCCGACCAAAGGCGCTGGCCTCGAGACGATCGCCGACCACGTTCCGATCGACCTCGAGGCCGCCGTCGCCGTCGGCGACTCGGTCAACGACGTCTCGTCGTTCGACGCCGTCGGTCGGAGCTTCGCCGTCGGGAACGCCGACGAGCTGGCCAAAGCAGCTGCTGACGAGGTACTCGAGGACGTTCACGCTGACGGGACGCTGTCGGTGCTCGAGCGGGTTCGCGGGACGGCATGA
- the glpK gene encoding glycerol kinase GlpK, producing MTEQTYVGAVDQGTTGTRFIVFDHGGQVVANAYEKHEQIYPEPGWVEHDPMEIWENTKRVITQALGQAGVAPDQLEAIGVTNQRETTLLWDADSGRPVHNAIVWQDRRTTDRVEQLEEDELVGTIREKTGLEADAYFSATKAEWLLDNADPIKLERSRPDDIRDRAEKGDVLFGTIDTWLIYNLTGNHITEVTNASRTMLYNIHELEWDDELLEEFSIPKAMLPEVRPSSDEQTYGTTDPEGFLEAEVPVAGALGDQQAALFGQTCFDAGDAKNTYGTGSFFLMNTGNEAVESDHGLLTTIGFQRSGEDVQYALEGSIFITGAAIEWLEDMSLIDNPSQTAELARSVDSTDGVYVVPAFTGLGAPHWDQRARGTIVGMTRGTRKEHVVRATLESIAYQTRDVAEAMEADSGIEMTSLKVDGGAVKNNFLCQLQSDIIDSEIVRPVVDETTALGSAYAAGLAVGYWDDVDSLRDNWQIDNEFEPQMGRETADKRYDRWSDAVERSLNWATEE from the coding sequence GTGACAGAACAAACCTACGTCGGTGCAGTAGACCAGGGGACGACCGGGACGCGCTTTATTGTGTTTGACCACGGCGGACAGGTCGTCGCGAACGCATACGAGAAGCACGAACAGATCTATCCCGAACCCGGCTGGGTCGAGCACGACCCGATGGAGATTTGGGAGAATACCAAACGCGTCATCACGCAGGCACTCGGGCAAGCCGGGGTCGCACCCGACCAACTCGAGGCCATCGGCGTGACCAACCAGCGCGAAACGACGCTTTTGTGGGATGCTGACTCGGGTCGGCCAGTCCACAACGCGATCGTCTGGCAGGACCGGCGCACGACCGACCGCGTCGAACAACTCGAGGAGGACGAGCTGGTCGGTACGATCCGCGAAAAAACCGGCCTCGAGGCCGACGCCTACTTCTCGGCGACGAAAGCCGAGTGGCTGCTCGACAACGCGGACCCGATCAAACTCGAGCGGTCGCGGCCGGACGACATCCGCGATCGGGCGGAGAAAGGCGACGTGCTGTTCGGAACGATCGACACGTGGCTGATCTACAACCTCACGGGCAACCACATTACCGAGGTGACGAACGCCTCGCGGACGATGCTCTACAACATCCACGAACTCGAGTGGGACGACGAACTCCTCGAGGAGTTCTCGATTCCCAAGGCGATGTTGCCCGAGGTTCGGCCCTCGAGCGACGAGCAGACCTACGGGACGACCGATCCCGAGGGCTTCCTCGAGGCCGAGGTGCCCGTTGCTGGCGCGCTCGGCGACCAGCAGGCGGCCCTGTTCGGCCAGACCTGTTTCGACGCCGGCGACGCCAAGAACACCTACGGAACGGGCTCGTTCTTCCTCATGAACACGGGTAACGAGGCCGTCGAGAGCGACCACGGGCTGTTGACGACGATCGGCTTCCAGCGCTCGGGCGAGGACGTCCAGTACGCACTCGAGGGCTCGATCTTCATCACCGGCGCGGCGATCGAGTGGCTCGAGGACATGTCGTTGATCGATAATCCGTCCCAGACGGCCGAACTCGCTCGTAGCGTCGATTCGACCGACGGCGTCTACGTTGTCCCGGCCTTCACCGGCCTCGGTGCGCCCCACTGGGATCAGCGCGCACGCGGCACCATCGTCGGGATGACCCGCGGCACCCGAAAAGAACACGTCGTTCGAGCGACCCTCGAGTCGATCGCCTACCAGACGCGTGACGTCGCGGAAGCGATGGAGGCTGACTCGGGCATCGAGATGACGAGCCTGAAAGTCGACGGCGGCGCGGTCAAGAACAACTTCCTCTGTCAGCTCCAGTCGGACATCATCGACTCGGAGATCGTTCGGCCGGTCGTCGACGAGACGACGGCACTGGGATCGGCCTACGCGGCCGGGCTCGCCGTCGGCTACTGGGACGACGTCGACAGCCTGCGCGACAACTGGCAGATCGACAACGAGTTCGAACCACAGATGGGCAGAGAGACGGCCGACAAGCGATACGACCGCTGGAGCGACGCCGTCGAGCGGTCACTGAACTGGGCGACGGAGGAGTAA
- the glpA gene encoding anaerobic glycerol-3-phosphate dehydrogenase subunit GlpA, with protein sequence MTTHTEVLVLGGGSTGCGIVRDLAMRGLDVTLVERGNLTEGTTGRMHGLLHSGGRYAVSDQASAIECIEENEILREIAGHCVEETGGLFVQRPEDSDDYFREKLEGCRECDIPARVLSGREAREVEPYLADDVKRAIEVPDAAVDPFRLCVANAIDAETHGARIETHAEVVDLLRDGDGIHGVKVRHTSGPGKRTHAVAGTTEEITADYVVNATGAWAGQIGDMADLEIAVRPSKGVMTIMNVRQVDTVINRCRPKGDADIIVPHETTAILGTTDEEVSDPDDYPEEQWEVDQMIDTLSELVPILSEARTIRSFWGVRPLYEPPGTGTTDPTDITRDFFLLDHADRDGVSGMSSIVGGKLTTYRAMAEEIADHVCDKLGVRASCATADEPLPGSESIETLEAGMDDFGLRSPVARRSKQRLGSRASEVLDTDAANPVVCQCEGVTRAEIQDAISQSGTDLNAVRIRTRASMGNCQGGFCCQNMSNELHPEYDEETVRAALDELFQERWKGERHALWGEQLSQAMLNYALHATTMNRDRDPASESSDLEYAAFDGGQRAAEPRADGGN encoded by the coding sequence ATGACAACCCACACTGAAGTCCTCGTTCTCGGCGGGGGGTCGACCGGCTGTGGCATCGTCAGAGATCTGGCGATGCGCGGCCTCGACGTAACTCTCGTCGAACGGGGTAATCTGACGGAGGGGACGACGGGCCGCATGCACGGGCTCTTGCACAGCGGTGGCCGATACGCCGTCTCCGATCAGGCCAGCGCGATCGAGTGTATCGAGGAAAACGAAATCCTCCGGGAGATCGCGGGTCACTGCGTCGAAGAGACCGGCGGCCTGTTCGTCCAGCGACCCGAGGACTCGGACGATTACTTTCGGGAGAAACTCGAGGGCTGTCGTGAGTGCGACATTCCAGCGCGCGTCCTCTCGGGACGGGAAGCGCGCGAGGTCGAACCCTATCTCGCAGACGACGTTAAACGCGCGATCGAAGTGCCCGACGCGGCAGTCGATCCGTTCCGACTCTGCGTGGCGAACGCGATCGACGCCGAAACCCACGGCGCACGCATCGAGACCCACGCCGAGGTGGTCGACCTCCTGCGTGACGGCGACGGCATCCACGGCGTGAAAGTGCGCCACACGTCGGGGCCGGGCAAACGGACCCACGCGGTCGCCGGGACGACCGAGGAGATCACGGCCGACTACGTCGTCAACGCGACGGGCGCGTGGGCCGGCCAGATTGGAGACATGGCCGACCTCGAGATTGCGGTCCGCCCCTCGAAAGGCGTCATGACGATCATGAACGTCCGGCAGGTCGACACCGTCATCAACCGCTGTCGGCCGAAAGGCGACGCCGACATCATCGTCCCTCACGAGACGACGGCGATCCTCGGCACCACCGACGAGGAGGTCTCGGACCCGGACGACTACCCCGAGGAGCAGTGGGAGGTCGACCAGATGATCGACACCCTCTCGGAACTCGTCCCGATCCTCTCGGAGGCGCGGACGATTCGGTCCTTCTGGGGCGTTCGCCCGCTGTACGAGCCGCCGGGAACCGGCACCACGGATCCGACGGACATCACGCGGGATTTCTTCTTACTCGACCACGCCGATCGCGACGGCGTCTCCGGCATGTCCAGCATCGTCGGCGGCAAGCTGACGACGTATCGAGCGATGGCCGAAGAGATCGCCGACCACGTCTGTGACAAACTCGGCGTGCGCGCCTCCTGTGCCACCGCCGACGAACCGCTCCCCGGCAGCGAAAGCATCGAAACCCTCGAGGCCGGCATGGACGACTTCGGCCTCCGTTCGCCGGTCGCCCGCCGGAGCAAACAGCGCCTCGGTAGTCGAGCGAGCGAGGTGCTCGACACTGACGCGGCGAATCCGGTCGTCTGCCAGTGCGAGGGCGTTACGCGCGCGGAGATTCAGGACGCGATCTCCCAGTCGGGGACGGACCTGAACGCGGTTCGCATCCGCACCCGCGCCTCGATGGGAAACTGTCAGGGCGGCTTCTGCTGTCAGAATATGTCGAACGAACTCCACCCCGAGTACGACGAGGAGACCGTTCGGGCGGCGCTCGACGAACTGTTTCAGGAACGCTGGAAGGGCGAACGCCACGCGCTGTGGGGCGAACAGCTCTCCCAAGCGATGCTCAACTACGCCCTGCACGCGACGACGATGAACCGTGACCGCGACCCCGCAAGCGAGTCGAGCGACCTCGAGTACGCGGCGTTCGACGGCGGCCAGCGGGCGGCCGAACCGCGCGCCGACGGGGGGAACTGA
- the glpB gene encoding glycerol-3-phosphate dehydrogenase subunit GlpB produces MAIEDDVLVIGGGLAGATAALAAAEQDVQVRLITHKQSTLRHASGLIDVLGYTPEGDGPLVDPFDALSDLPDGHPYERVGAEAVREALSFFDDVAGEAYAGAHTDANALVPTHGGTVKPTARYPASTAAGLASDDRDALLVGFETLPDFEAPLAGAHLEAAGVPFSARGVTLSFPGIVRDDAKVTRYAHLLDQNESVSTSAGETCAREALAAAVEAHIEGESRVGFPAILGDEHAAEVRADLADALGVDVFEVPMGPPSLPGLRLEDLLYDALEAAGVRVTSGVPVVEYETGADGDRIDHVVVDRTGSKLPHRADQYVLATGGLVGKGVRSERDRVYEPLFDCHVPHAADRYDWFVDDVFGDQPYARFGLRVDRELRPLTVADDPEFSNLRAAGAVLSGYDFAAEKSGGGVSLATGYVAGTRAGEEGGE; encoded by the coding sequence ATGGCCATTGAAGACGACGTCCTCGTGATCGGCGGCGGACTCGCCGGCGCGACGGCCGCACTCGCCGCAGCGGAGCAAGACGTGCAGGTACGGCTAATAACTCACAAACAGAGCACGCTGCGCCACGCCAGCGGGCTGATCGACGTGCTCGGCTACACCCCCGAAGGTGACGGTCCGCTCGTCGACCCCTTCGACGCTCTCTCCGACCTCCCCGACGGACATCCCTACGAGCGCGTCGGAGCCGAGGCCGTCCGCGAGGCGCTCTCGTTCTTTGACGACGTCGCCGGCGAAGCGTATGCTGGCGCACACACGGACGCAAATGCCCTGGTCCCGACCCACGGCGGCACGGTTAAACCGACCGCCCGTTACCCAGCCTCGACGGCCGCCGGGCTGGCGAGCGACGACCGGGACGCGCTGCTGGTCGGCTTCGAGACCCTTCCGGATTTCGAGGCCCCGTTAGCTGGAGCACACCTCGAGGCTGCCGGCGTGCCGTTTTCGGCTCGCGGCGTCACGCTGTCGTTCCCCGGTATCGTCCGCGACGACGCGAAGGTGACGCGGTACGCCCACCTGCTCGACCAGAACGAATCCGTCTCGACGAGTGCAGGGGAAACCTGCGCGCGCGAGGCGCTCGCCGCGGCCGTCGAGGCCCACATAGAGGGCGAGTCTCGAGTCGGCTTCCCCGCGATCTTGGGCGACGAGCACGCCGCCGAGGTGCGAGCCGACCTCGCGGACGCCCTCGGCGTCGACGTCTTCGAGGTCCCGATGGGGCCACCCAGCCTGCCGGGACTGCGACTCGAGGACCTGCTCTACGATGCACTCGAGGCCGCGGGCGTGCGGGTGACCTCGGGCGTGCCGGTGGTCGAGTACGAGACGGGTGCGGACGGCGACCGAATCGATCACGTCGTCGTCGACCGCACCGGCTCGAAACTCCCCCACCGCGCCGACCAGTACGTCCTCGCGACGGGCGGGCTCGTCGGCAAAGGTGTCCGATCGGAGCGCGACCGCGTGTACGAACCACTCTTCGACTGTCACGTTCCCCACGCCGCCGACCGCTACGACTGGTTCGTCGACGACGTCTTCGGCGACCAGCCCTACGCGCGCTTCGGCTTGCGCGTCGACCGCGAGTTGCGGCCGCTGACCGTCGCCGACGACCCGGAGTTTTCGAACCTGCGCGCGGCTGGCGCGGTTCTGAGCGGCTACGACTTCGCGGCGGAGAAATCCGGCGGCGGCGTCTCGCTCGCGACAGGCTACGTCGCCGGGACGCGCGCCGGCGAGGAGGGCGGCGAATGA